The Psychrobacillus sp. FSL K6-4046 DNA window GCTAGTTTGCTACTCGGCCCCTTTTTTATACATCTATTTCTGTACCAATTCTCTGTTCCCTTGCCTTTACAAAAACACCCTTTGCAACTGCTAAATCATAGTACGCTGCTCCGACAGATTTGAATAAAGTGATTTCCTCTTCATGCTGTCGACCTTCCACTGTTCCAGTAACAAGTTCTCCAATTTCTCCATGGATTTTATCGAAGGACCATTCGCCAATTTCAGAAGCATGCATGAGTTCCCCTGCCTCACCTTTAACTCCAGCCAAATCGTCTACTACAATTTTAGAAGACTTGGTTATCGTCGCTACATCCATTTCAAGCATGTGGGGTAAATAAGAGCCAACTCCATTAATATGAGTCCCCGCCTTTAAGTCCTTCCCATTAAAAACAGGCTCGTTAGATCTCGTTGCACAGCAGATAATATCTGACTCTCGCACTGCGGCTGAAACGTCCTTAAACACCTCATAAGGAATAGTAATCCCAAACTCTACTAGTTTTTGTCCAAATTGCTCTGCTTTTGAAGAAGTTCTATTAACTAGCAAAATTCGTTCGATATCTCGTACAGCTAGCACTGCAAGCACCTGCTCAAATGCCATTGCTCCTGTTCCGATTATGGTCAACACCTTCGAATCCTTTTTTGCTAGATAATCTGTAGCAACACCACTAAGTGCTCCAGTTCTTAGCCTGGTTAAATAGGAGGCATTTAACATGGCCAAATGCTCTCCGTTTTTTGCATCCGATAGTAAAACGACGCCTTGTGTAGTTGGCTTTCCTTGTGACGGATTGTTCGGGAAAATGGTCACTACCTTTACAGCTGTAACCTCCCCTATTAAATCAGCACTTGGCATATACAATGCAGATGCTTCATGCTTTGGAAATTCAATTACTGTTCTATGTGGACTCGCTAATTTCCCTGCTGCCTTTGCTTTTAATATCCCTTTGACATCCTCTATTGCATCTTTCATCTTATATGTACACATAATCTCCTGTTCATTAACTACTAGCATTATTTAAAACCCTCCCTAAAAATAAAAGCTCGTCTTGCCTTAAGTAGCGTAAGACGAACTTTATGTTTACATCATTATACTTTACTAAGTTCTTTTTCTGCCTTTGCTAATGACTCATCTTTTTTAACTGCAGTCACCTCATCCAGGTTTTGTTGGCTTCTATCTTTAACAGCCCAGATTGCCAATAAAGAAATGACCGCTGTGAAGATAATATAGAATGCAACTGGAACATAGGATCCATCAAATTGTAGCATTAGACTCGTAGCTATTAATGGTGCTGTTCCACCTGCTAAGGCCGCTCCAATTTGGTAGCCTAGCGTGATTCCTGTATAGCGAACCTTAGCGTCAAAAATCTCTGAAAACATCGTTCCTAGCACGGCCGTGATCGGTGCCCAAATGATTCCCAGCCCAATAATGGTTGCAATTACAAGTAACGCAAGCGACTGTTGCTGAAGCATCCAAAAGTAAGGGAAGGCGAACAAAATCATCCCAACGGTTCCAGCCACGTAAACCTTTTTACGTCCGATTTTATCTGATAGACTTCCCATTATAGGTATAAGAATAGTCGTCACTATTGTTGCTACCATCACTGTATTTAATACAGCAGTACGTGAGAATCCTAGCTCAGCAGTAGCGTAAGAAACAACAAAAGTACCAAAAATATAGAAAGGTGCCGTTTCAACTACCTTAGCCCCTACTGCAATGATAACTTCTTTCCAATGATACTTTAACGTATCCGCGATAGGGAGCTTTGGAATCTCACCTGACTCTTGTACTCTTTTAAAGGAAGGTGTTTCTTCAATTCCCTTACGAATCCACAAGCCAAAAATAACAAGCAAGGCACTCATGATAAATGGAACACGCCAGCCCCATGTCATAAAAGAACCTTCAGGTAATAGAGTCATAATAGATAAAGCAACTGTCCCCATTACCATCCCAATTGTTACACCCATTTGTGGGATTGCTCCGTACAAACCTCGTTTTTCCTTTGGTGCATATTCAACTGCCAGTAATAGTGCTCCTCCCCACTCTCCGCCGATACCCAGTCCTTGGATTAAGCGCAGCGTAATTAATAGAATAGGAGCCCATACTCCAATCGCTTGATAAGTAGGCAGTAGCCCCATACCAAAAGTAGCAACCCCCATTAGACTTAATGTTATAACTAATGTTTTCTTTCTACCAATCCTGTCACCGATATGACTAAATATGATTCCACCGAATGGTCGGATAAAAAATGCTAATGCGAAGGATGCATATGAAAGCAGTAACCCTACTGTTGGCTCCTCTGTCACAAAGAATATTTGATTAAAAACAAGTGCAGCAACTGTTCCATATAAAAAGTAATCAAACCATTCAATAGAGCTCCCTACTAAGCTAGCAATCCAGACCTTCCTCATTTGTTTTTGGTCCATCTTCCCTCTCCCCTTTCAAA harbors:
- a CDS encoding ornithine cyclodeaminase family protein, whose product is MLVVNEQEIMCTYKMKDAIEDVKGILKAKAAGKLASPHRTVIEFPKHEASALYMPSADLIGEVTAVKVVTIFPNNPSQGKPTTQGVVLLSDAKNGEHLAMLNASYLTRLRTGALSGVATDYLAKKDSKVLTIIGTGAMAFEQVLAVLAVRDIERILLVNRTSSKAEQFGQKLVEFGITIPYEVFKDVSAAVRESDIICCATRSNEPVFNGKDLKAGTHINGVGSYLPHMLEMDVATITKSSKIVVDDLAGVKGEAGELMHASEIGEWSFDKIHGEIGELVTGTVEGRQHEEEITLFKSVGAAYYDLAVAKGVFVKAREQRIGTEIDV
- a CDS encoding MFS transporter; the protein is MDQKQMRKVWIASLVGSSIEWFDYFLYGTVAALVFNQIFFVTEEPTVGLLLSYASFALAFFIRPFGGIIFSHIGDRIGRKKTLVITLSLMGVATFGMGLLPTYQAIGVWAPILLITLRLIQGLGIGGEWGGALLLAVEYAPKEKRGLYGAIPQMGVTIGMVMGTVALSIMTLLPEGSFMTWGWRVPFIMSALLVIFGLWIRKGIEETPSFKRVQESGEIPKLPIADTLKYHWKEVIIAVGAKVVETAPFYIFGTFVVSYATAELGFSRTAVLNTVMVATIVTTILIPIMGSLSDKIGRKKVYVAGTVGMILFAFPYFWMLQQQSLALLVIATIIGLGIIWAPITAVLGTMFSEIFDAKVRYTGITLGYQIGAALAGGTAPLIATSLMLQFDGSYVPVAFYIIFTAVISLLAIWAVKDRSQQNLDEVTAVKKDESLAKAEKELSKV